The Kribbella sp. NBC_00662 nucleotide sequence GCCCGGCCGGTGGCGGACGTCCGCGTCCCGCGCGAACGGGCGACGGTCCTGGTCGCGATGGACGTGTCGAACTCGATGGCGGCGACCGACGTCGCGCCGAACCGGTTCGAGGTCGCGAAGCAGGCAGCGGTGGAGTTCGTCCGGGATCTGCCGGAGAAGTTCAACGTGGGCCTGGTGTCGTTCGCCCGTACGGCGAACGTGGTGGCCGCACCGAGTACGAACCACCAGGCGACCGTCGACGCGATCAACGGCCTGCAACTGAACGACAGTACGGCGATCGGTGACGCTGTCCTCGCCGGCCTGCAGGCGGTGCGGACGATCGATCCGGACGATCCGCCGCCGAGCCGGATCGTGCTGCTGTCGGACGGCGGCAACACCGCCGGCAGCCCGATCGACCAGGCCGCCGAGGCCGCGTCGCAGGCAGGCGTGCCGGTCTCGACGATCGCCTACGGGACGGCCGAGGGCACGGTGAATCTCGAGGGCCGCGACATCCCGGTCCCCGCCGACACCGAGGCGCTCCAGGGCCTCGCCGACGCGACCAACGGCACGTTCTACCAAGCCGCGAACAACGACCAGCTACGCGATGTCTATTCCGACCTCCAGTCCTCGATCGGCTGGACCACTGAATCCCGGGAAGTCACCAACCTGGTCGCCGGAATCGCCCTGATCACCGCGCTGCTGGCCGCGATCGCCTCCCTGCTCTGGTTCTCCCGCCTCCCGTAAGGAGGAACGTCACATGCCCCACCTCGGCCTTCCCTTCCGCGGCCCGGACTACCTTCCCGGCCCACCACCAGCGACCGTCACCCCGGTCGCCGGCGCGGCAACCCCCTCTCCGCCGGCGCCACCTCCAACCGGGGTGACGGGCCCCTCCTCTCCGCACAGTGCAGTCGGCCGGCGGGCGGCTCTTCTCGTCGGCACGCTCGCCCTCTCGATCGTGGCCGGTGGTCTGGCCGGTGCCGTGACCGGTGCGCGTGATCCGGCGCCGGTGGAGCTTCCGCAAGCAGCAGCACCCCCTGCGGCAGCCCAAGGATCCATCTCTGCCGCGGCGGCCGGTGTCCTCCCGGGCGTCGTGTCTGTGCGGGCCGGCCGGGCGACCGGGTCCGGGTTCGCGATCGACCAGGAAGGACACGTGGTCACGAATGCACATGTGGTGGAGGGAGCGACCGACGTGTCCCTGGTCCTGGCGACCGGCCGTACGGTCGACGCGGACGTCATCGGATCCGACACCGGCAACGATCTCGCCGTACTGCAGGTCTCGACCGCCGACGCCGAGGGGCTGCGTGCGCTCACGCTCGGCCGGTCCGCACAACTGCGGGTCGGCGACCCGGTGCTGGCCGTCGGGTCCCCGCTCGGCCTGGAGGGAACGGTGACCGCCGGCATCGTCAGCGCCGTCAACCGCCAGGCCCGCTTCGGCGACGACAGCACCCGCCGGTCCGCGATCCAGACCGATGCCGCCATCAACCCCGGCAATTCCGGCGGGCCGCTGGTCAACGCCGCCGGTCAGGTGGTCGGCGTCAACACCGCCATCGCCACCCTCGGCACCTCCCGCTCCGGCAACATCGGCATCGGATTCGCGATCCCGGTCGACCGCATGACCAGCATCGTCGAGGACCTCCTCGACTGAGCGGACCCCCTACAGTTGGTGGATGGTGTACTTCGGTGGGTTTCTCGGGCTGATCGGGGCGCTGACCCTGATCTTCCGGGACGGGGACGTGGCCGGAATGCCTTCGGCGGTCGTCGGCGGCGGGCTGCTGGCGCTCGGCGTGGCCGTGGGCGCCCTCGGCGTCGTCTGGCGGCGTCGCGTGCGCCGGCGCAAGATCGCCGCGGGCGAACCGGTGCCGGTCGGAGACATCTTCCAGCGGGCCCGCGCACTGCCGCGGCTGCTCCGGGACGTCCGCCAGGGCGCGTACGCCGACCTGCCGAAGAACCGGCCGTTCATCTGGCTGCTGGCGCTCGTCTACCTGATCTCGCCGATCGACATCCTGCCCGATCTGCTGCCGGTGATCGGTGTGACCGATGACGCCGGTGTGGCCGTCTGGCTGCTGACCAGCGTGTCGACGGCCACCGGCCTCTATCTCAACCGCGAGCGCGAGCGTCAGCGCCTGAGCAATCGTGACCTCGGCACCGGTGGACCCACGCACTGATGTCGGCCGCTGCCTCCTCGGGATGCTGATAGGCGAACAACTGCAATGAATCGGTCGGCTCAGCCGGGTCGGCGAACCGGTCGGCGGCTTCCATCAACCGCTGAGCCGCGGCGAGCACCCGCACAGCCTGCTCGCGCGCCTCACCCGGATCGTCGAGCGTGACTGCCTCAGCCGCCAGGTCGGCGACCTCGCAGGCCTGGTAGGCCATGGCCAGCTGAGCGCGGTTCACCCTTCGAGGATCGGGGCTGCCTGCGGCTTCCACAATGCGCGATCTGCGTAGTCAGCCTCAGGCTGAGACGTAGGCTGATCCCATGCGGTACGACCTCGACGATCTCCGGCTCTTCACGAACGTCGCGGCAGAGGGCTCGATCACGGCCGGCGCGCGGGTGATGCACCTCAGCCTGCCTTCGGCCAGCGCGCGGGTCAGAGCGCTCGAAGCGCAGGCCGGCGTACCGCTTCTGATCCGCGAGCGCCGCGGCGTCCGGCTGACTCCGGCGGGCGCCACGCTGGCCCGGCACGCCCGCGAGGTCCTCGCCGAGACGACCAGGCTGGACAGCGCCGTCGCGTCGTACGCCGTCTCCAGGACTGCTCCGATCCGGCTCGTCGCGGGTGGTTCCGCGATGCACCAGCTCGTCCCGGTCGCCCTCGCCACGTTCCTCCGCGAGCATCCGGAGTACGACGTGAACGTGAGCGAGCGCCGTACCGTCCGCAGTGTCCGGCTGCTCGCGGCCGGGGAGGCCGATCTCGGTGTGATCCTCGACGACGAACCGACCTCACTGCGGACCGAACCGCTCGCCGACGACTCGCTGGTCGTCATCGGCCAGGCCGGCGGCATCCTCGCCGGCCGCACCTCGATCGCGTACGCCGAGGTCGCCGAACATCCCCTGGTCGGACTCGACCGCAAATCCCCACTCACCCAGTGGATGGACGAACGTCTCGGTCCGCACGCCCCGGCGCCGCGCTACCGCACCGTCGTACCGACCCTGCACACGCTGATCACGCTCGCCACCGCCGGCGCCGGACTGGCGATCGTCCCGCGCCGGGCCGTCGACGCGATCGCCGCGCTGGACATCTGCCCGCTGCAAGACGCGTGGTCGACCCGCGCTCACCTGGTCTGCTACGCCGCGAACGCCCCCGAATCCGCCCACCTGCTCGCGAGCCACCTCCACGCAGCGGCCAACGCCTAGCTCTGCCGCCGGATGCCGTCGATCAGGTAGGTCAGGCCGAGGTCGAAGATCTCGGCTGCCGACCGATGTGGCGCGTCGTGGACCCACTCCTCGAGCGCCGGATAGTTGCCGGACGCGAACATCCGGGTGACGTACGGCGCGGTCGCGTGCTGCCACTGATACTTGTCGAGGCCGGACGCGCGTTCGGCCCGGCGCTCGGTCACCTCCTTGCGGACCGCGCCGACCAGGAAGACGTTCAAGGCCTCGAGCGCGGCCGACATCGTGTCGAGGTCGAGACCGGTGGTGCGTAGTGCGGTCAGGGTCGCCTCGGTGTGCGCGAGCGTGGCCGGACCGAAGCGCGGCCGGCCGCCGAGCAGGTCGGCGAACCATTCGTGCCGCAGCGCGGCCTCGCGGACGCCGGTCGCGATCGAGCGGAGTACGTCGCCCCAGGTCGATCCGGTCGGCGGCGGGATCTCGCCGTACACGGTGTCGACCATGAGCTCGAGCAGTTCGTCCTTGGTGTCGACGTACCGGTAGAGGCGCATCGGACCGGCGTCGAGGGCGCCGGCGACCTTCCGCAGCGACACCGCGTCCAGCCCGTCGGCGTCGGCCAGGTCGATCGCGGCCCGGACGATGCGCTCCCGGCTGAGTGGGCTCGGCCGGCGCCGCTCGGTCGGCTCGGGCCGCTCCCAGATCAGAGGACTGTCTGTCACCGGCAAAACGATACACCTGTTCCGTTCGATACAGTGTATAACTTCAATACGCTGTATCGAGAGGAGTGGCATCATGATCGCGATCATCGGCGGCGGCCCGGGCGGCCTCACGCTCGCGCGGATCCTGCACGTCCACGGCATCGACTCCGTGGTGTACGAGCGGGACGCGTCCGGCGACGCCCGCAGCCAGGGCAGCATGCTCGATCTGCACACCGAGTCCGGCCAGGCCGCCCTCCAACTGGCCGCGCTCGAGGAGGAGTTCCTCGCAGCCGCCCGCGGCGAAGGGCAGGACCACCGCATCCTCGACCACACCGGCACGCTGCTGCTCCAGGACGACACCCCGGACGACGCGCCGATGCTGCGCCCCGAGATCGACCGCGCCGACCTGCGGGACATCCTGCTGAGCTCGCTCCCCG carries:
- a CDS encoding VWA domain-containing protein, with the protein product MRFEQPLWLWLLVLVAALVVAYLIAQRRRTKYAVRFATLPMLEKVAPKRPGWRRHAPAAAFLAALTVLTIAIARPVADVRVPRERATVLVAMDVSNSMAATDVAPNRFEVAKQAAVEFVRDLPEKFNVGLVSFARTANVVAAPSTNHQATVDAINGLQLNDSTAIGDAVLAGLQAVRTIDPDDPPPSRIVLLSDGGNTAGSPIDQAAEAASQAGVPVSTIAYGTAEGTVNLEGRDIPVPADTEALQGLADATNGTFYQAANNDQLRDVYSDLQSSIGWTTESREVTNLVAGIALITALLAAIASLLWFSRLP
- a CDS encoding S1C family serine protease produces the protein MPHLGLPFRGPDYLPGPPPATVTPVAGAATPSPPAPPPTGVTGPSSPHSAVGRRAALLVGTLALSIVAGGLAGAVTGARDPAPVELPQAAAPPAAAQGSISAAAAGVLPGVVSVRAGRATGSGFAIDQEGHVVTNAHVVEGATDVSLVLATGRTVDADVIGSDTGNDLAVLQVSTADAEGLRALTLGRSAQLRVGDPVLAVGSPLGLEGTVTAGIVSAVNRQARFGDDSTRRSAIQTDAAINPGNSGGPLVNAAGQVVGVNTAIATLGTSRSGNIGIGFAIPVDRMTSIVEDLLD
- a CDS encoding YkvA family protein; this translates as MVYFGGFLGLIGALTLIFRDGDVAGMPSAVVGGGLLALGVAVGALGVVWRRRVRRRKIAAGEPVPVGDIFQRARALPRLLRDVRQGAYADLPKNRPFIWLLALVYLISPIDILPDLLPVIGVTDDAGVAVWLLTSVSTATGLYLNRERERQRLSNRDLGTGGPTH
- a CDS encoding LysR family transcriptional regulator encodes the protein MRYDLDDLRLFTNVAAEGSITAGARVMHLSLPSASARVRALEAQAGVPLLIRERRGVRLTPAGATLARHAREVLAETTRLDSAVASYAVSRTAPIRLVAGGSAMHQLVPVALATFLREHPEYDVNVSERRTVRSVRLLAAGEADLGVILDDEPTSLRTEPLADDSLVVIGQAGGILAGRTSIAYAEVAEHPLVGLDRKSPLTQWMDERLGPHAPAPRYRTVVPTLHTLITLATAGAGLAIVPRRAVDAIAALDICPLQDAWSTRAHLVCYAANAPESAHLLASHLHAAANA
- a CDS encoding TetR/AcrR family transcriptional regulator; this encodes MTDSPLIWERPEPTERRRPSPLSRERIVRAAIDLADADGLDAVSLRKVAGALDAGPMRLYRYVDTKDELLELMVDTVYGEIPPPTGSTWGDVLRSIATGVREAALRHEWFADLLGGRPRFGPATLAHTEATLTALRTTGLDLDTMSAALEALNVFLVGAVRKEVTERRAERASGLDKYQWQHATAPYVTRMFASGNYPALEEWVHDAPHRSAAEIFDLGLTYLIDGIRRQS